In Pseudomonas fluorescens NCIMB 11764, a single window of DNA contains:
- a CDS encoding FKBP-type peptidyl-prolyl cis-trans isomerase, which translates to MKQHRLAAAVALVSLVLAGCDSQTSVELKTPAQKASYGIGLNMGKSLAQEGMDDLDSKAVAQGIEDAVGKKEQKLKDEELVEAFAALQKRAEERMAKMSEESAAAGKKFLEDNAKKAGVTTTASGLQYEVIKKADGPQPKPTDVVTVHYTGTLTNGTVFDSSVERGSPIDLPVSGVIPGWVEGLQLMHVGEKYKLYIPSELAYGAQSPSPAIPANSVLVFDLELLAIKDPAKQDDAAK; encoded by the coding sequence ATGAAACAGCATCGGTTGGCGGCGGCGGTGGCCCTGGTTAGCCTGGTACTTGCGGGTTGTGATTCGCAGACCAGCGTAGAGCTGAAAACCCCGGCGCAAAAAGCTTCCTACGGGATTGGCCTGAACATGGGCAAGAGCCTGGCTCAGGAAGGCATGGATGACCTGGACTCCAAAGCCGTAGCCCAGGGCATCGAAGATGCCGTCGGCAAGAAAGAACAGAAGCTGAAGGACGAAGAACTCGTCGAAGCCTTCGCCGCGCTGCAAAAGCGCGCTGAAGAGCGCATGGCCAAAATGAGTGAAGAGTCGGCAGCCGCCGGCAAGAAATTCCTCGAAGACAACGCCAAGAAAGCCGGTGTCACCACCACTGCTTCGGGCCTGCAATACGAAGTGATCAAAAAAGCGGATGGCCCACAGCCTAAGCCGACTGACGTGGTGACTGTTCACTACACCGGCACCCTGACCAACGGCACCGTCTTCGACAGCTCCGTCGAGCGCGGCAGTCCGATCGATCTGCCGGTTAGCGGCGTGATTCCGGGTTGGGTCGAAGGCCTGCAACTGATGCACGTTGGCGAGAAGTACAAACTGTACATCCCTAGCGAACTGGCTTACGGCGCCCAAAGCCCAAGCCCGGCGATTCCAGCCAACTCGGTGCTGGTATTCGACCTGGAACTGCTGGCGATCAAGGATCCAGCCAAGCAAGACGACGCCGCGAAGTAA
- a CDS encoding helix-turn-helix domain-containing protein: MDIQIITREGEPEYAVLPWAQYQALLKAAGINEQPAPDAPVRHAAAPDQILPGLDQLRSLREGKGIAIEALARTVGISPSYLALIESGERQPDAAIRRSLAWELTVPGWREES, from the coding sequence ATGGATATTCAGATAATCACACGCGAAGGCGAGCCCGAATATGCGGTTCTGCCGTGGGCTCAGTATCAGGCTCTACTGAAAGCAGCAGGCATCAATGAACAACCGGCACCTGACGCGCCAGTGCGTCACGCCGCAGCACCAGACCAGATTCTTCCAGGTCTGGATCAACTACGCAGTTTGCGCGAAGGGAAGGGCATCGCCATTGAGGCGCTCGCCCGCACGGTAGGCATCAGCCCGTCTTATCTGGCCTTGATCGAAAGTGGTGAGCGTCAACCCGACGCTGCGATTCGCCGCAGCCTGGCCTGGGAATTGACGGTGCCAGGGTGGAGGGAAGAATCGTGA
- a CDS encoding carboxy terminal-processing peptidase → MKHLFPSTALALFIGIGLMPMSSNTFAANSWDKLQPDRDEVIASLNVVELLKRHHYSKPPLDDARSVIIYDSYLKLLDPSRSYFMASDIAEFDKWKTQFDDFLKSGDLNAGFTIYKRYLDRVKARLDFALAELNKGVDKIDFTAKETLLIDRKDAPWLKSTAELDDLWRKRVKDEVLRQKIAGKDSKQIQETLTKRYKNQLARLDQTRAEDIFQAYINTFAMSYDPHTNYLSPDNAENFDINMSLSLEGIGAVLQSDNDQVKVVRLVPAGPADKTKQVAPADKIIGVAQGNKEMVDVVGWRLDEVVKLIRGPKGTVVRLEVIPASNAPNDQTSKIVPITREAVKLEDQAVKKSVLNLKQDGKDYKLGVIEIPAFYLDFKAFRAGDPDYKSTTRDVKKLLTELQKDKVDGVVIDLRNNGGGSLQEATELTSLFIDKGPTVLVRNADGRVDVLEDENPGAFYKGPMALLVNRLSASASEIFAGAMQDYHRALIIGGQTFGKGTVQTIQPLNHGELKLTLAKFYRVSGQSTQHQGVLPDIDYPSIIDTKEIGESALPEAMPWDTIRAAIKPASDPFKPYITQLKSEHDVRTAKDAEFVFIRDKLALAQKLMAEKTVSLNEADRRAQHTDIEAKQLVMENIRRKAKGEEPLKELKKEDEDALAAEPDKTKPEDDAYLSETGRILLDYLKLNTAVAKH, encoded by the coding sequence ATGAAGCATCTGTTCCCCAGCACCGCCCTCGCCCTATTTATTGGTATCGGCCTGATGCCGATGTCGAGCAATACGTTCGCAGCCAATAGTTGGGACAAGCTTCAGCCTGATCGTGACGAAGTGATCGCCAGCCTGAATGTCGTCGAGTTGCTCAAGCGCCACCACTACAGCAAGCCCCCGCTCGATGACGCACGCTCCGTGATCATCTACGACAGCTACCTCAAGCTGCTGGATCCGTCGCGCAGCTACTTCATGGCCAGCGACATTGCCGAATTCGACAAATGGAAAACCCAGTTTGACGACTTCCTCAAAAGCGGCGACCTCAATGCCGGTTTCACCATCTACAAGCGCTACCTGGACCGCGTAAAAGCGCGTCTGGACTTTGCCCTTGCAGAGCTGAACAAGGGCGTCGACAAGATCGACTTCACCGCCAAGGAAACCTTGCTGATCGACCGCAAGGACGCTCCTTGGCTCAAGTCCACCGCAGAGCTCGACGACCTGTGGCGCAAACGCGTCAAGGACGAGGTTTTGCGGCAGAAGATCGCGGGCAAGGACTCCAAGCAGATCCAGGAAACCCTGACCAAGCGCTACAAGAACCAATTGGCACGTCTGGACCAGACCCGCGCGGAAGACATCTTCCAGGCCTACATCAACACTTTCGCCATGTCCTACGACCCGCACACCAATTATCTGTCGCCGGATAACGCGGAAAACTTCGACATCAACATGAGCCTGTCCCTCGAGGGCATCGGCGCCGTGTTGCAGAGCGACAACGATCAGGTGAAAGTCGTGCGCCTGGTGCCTGCGGGCCCGGCCGACAAGACCAAGCAGGTCGCACCGGCCGACAAGATCATCGGCGTTGCCCAAGGCAACAAAGAGATGGTCGACGTGGTTGGCTGGCGCCTCGACGAAGTGGTCAAGCTGATCCGTGGTCCGAAAGGCACCGTGGTGCGACTGGAAGTCATCCCGGCCAGCAATGCGCCGAACGACCAGACCTCCAAGATCGTGCCGATCACCCGCGAAGCGGTGAAGCTTGAAGACCAGGCTGTCAAGAAGTCGGTCCTCAACCTGAAACAGGACGGCAAGGACTACAAGCTCGGCGTCATCGAGATACCGGCCTTCTACCTGGACTTCAAGGCCTTCCGTGCCGGCGATCCTGACTACAAGAGCACCACGCGCGACGTCAAGAAACTGCTGACCGAGCTGCAGAAGGACAAAGTCGACGGCGTGGTCATCGACCTGCGCAACAACGGCGGCGGTTCCCTGCAGGAAGCCACCGAGCTGACCAGCCTGTTCATCGACAAAGGTCCGACCGTTCTCGTGCGTAACGCCGACGGCCGGGTCGATGTGCTGGAAGATGAAAATCCGGGCGCGTTCTACAAAGGCCCGATGGCGTTGCTGGTCAACCGCTTGTCCGCCTCGGCTTCGGAGATTTTTGCCGGCGCCATGCAGGACTACCACCGCGCGCTGATCATTGGCGGCCAGACCTTCGGCAAAGGCACCGTGCAGACCATTCAGCCGCTGAACCATGGCGAACTGAAACTGACCCTGGCCAAGTTCTATCGGGTTTCCGGTCAGAGCACGCAGCATCAAGGCGTTCTGCCGGACATCGATTACCCGTCGATCATCGACACCAAGGAAATCGGCGAAAGCGCCCTGCCGGAAGCCATGCCGTGGGACACCATCCGCGCGGCGATCAAGCCGGCGAGCGATCCGTTCAAACCGTACATCACCCAGCTCAAATCCGAGCATGACGTGCGCACGGCCAAGGATGCGGAGTTCGTGTTCATCCGCGACAAACTCGCCCTGGCGCAGAAACTGATGGCGGAAAAAACCGTCAGCCTCAATGAAGCCGATCGTCGTGCACAACATACCGATATCGAAGCCAAGCAGCTGGTGATGGAAAATATCCGTCGCAAGGCCAAAGGCGAAGAGCCGCTCAAAGAGCTGAAGAAAGAGGACGAAGACGCACTCGCGGCCGAGCCGGACAAGACCAAGCCAGAAGACGATGCCTACCTGAGCGAGACGGGTCGGATTCTGTTGGACTACCTGAAACTCAATACCGCAGTCGCCAAGCACTGA
- a CDS encoding di-heme-cytochrome C peroxidase — MFILHLFYRLLVLIVLLLGVCLAVILYYVANPKLPTWTPAQQVHYLEQWSATDRQTYYFTPQGTQVKGLRYDWFNALELPFSQQRFAAPEYLARFGFLVDPAQKATPNNPGNLPVGFARHQNPGSPDQFLDITCAACHTGELRFNGQAIRIDGGSAQHVLPSSVPTLRGGSFGQALVASLASTYYNPWKFERFARNVLGQDYDARHQQLRKDFKTSLDTFLKVAWNDTHRGLYPTEEGPGRTDAFGRIANASFGDAISPTNYRVANAPVDYPQLWDMWTFDWVQWNGSAQQPMARNIGEALGVGATLNFFDSNGQPLKGDNRYPSSVRVRDLHQIEETLQRLKPPAWPEALLGAIDKPLAAKGRALFAENCAGCHVPRATQEGERWVQHLHMLPVDVIGTDPTAANNIANHRFDLTALQWDPAELAQMDVKLHPEPKEPLDLSQLSVAKGLAYVTAFVENRAYREAKVTAEEKTKLDGFGLPIGVREKVAYKARPLAGVWATAPFLHNGSVPSIYQLLSPQDERATTFYKGTFDYDPRHLGYRTEAFTNAFLFDTRLTGNHNSGHEFRAGERGNGVIGRLLQPEERWALLEYLKVLGGPLEAQLP, encoded by the coding sequence ATGTTTATCTTGCACCTCTTTTATCGCTTGCTGGTTCTGATCGTTCTGTTGCTGGGCGTGTGCCTGGCCGTGATTCTGTATTACGTCGCCAACCCGAAATTGCCGACCTGGACGCCTGCGCAGCAGGTGCATTATCTCGAGCAGTGGAGCGCGACGGACCGCCAGACCTACTACTTCACGCCTCAAGGCACCCAAGTCAAAGGCTTGCGCTACGACTGGTTCAACGCGCTCGAACTGCCTTTTTCGCAACAGCGCTTTGCCGCTCCGGAATACCTCGCACGCTTCGGTTTTCTGGTCGATCCCGCGCAGAAAGCCACGCCCAATAACCCCGGCAACCTGCCCGTGGGCTTTGCCCGTCATCAAAACCCAGGCAGCCCGGATCAGTTTCTGGACATTACCTGTGCCGCCTGCCACACCGGCGAGTTGCGTTTCAACGGCCAGGCTATCCGCATCGATGGTGGTTCGGCACAGCATGTCTTGCCTTCCAGCGTTCCGACACTGCGCGGTGGCAGTTTCGGACAGGCACTGGTCGCCAGTCTCGCTTCGACATACTACAACCCATGGAAATTCGAACGTTTCGCTCGCAACGTGCTGGGCCAGGACTACGACGCCCGGCATCAACAACTGCGTAAAGACTTCAAGACCTCTCTCGACACCTTCCTGAAAGTCGCCTGGAACGACACCCACCGCGGGCTCTACCCGACCGAGGAAGGCCCTGGCCGTACCGACGCGTTCGGACGCATTGCCAACGCCAGTTTCGGTGACGCGATATCACCCACCAACTATCGGGTAGCCAACGCGCCGGTCGACTATCCACAACTGTGGGACATGTGGACCTTTGACTGGGTCCAGTGGAACGGCTCGGCACAGCAGCCTATGGCGCGCAATATCGGTGAGGCCCTGGGGGTAGGCGCCACGCTGAACTTCTTCGACAGCAACGGGCAGCCCCTCAAGGGCGACAATCGCTACCCGTCCAGCGTCCGGGTGCGCGATTTACACCAGATCGAAGAAACCCTGCAGCGACTCAAGCCGCCGGCCTGGCCGGAAGCCCTGCTGGGTGCCATCGACAAACCGCTGGCGGCCAAGGGGCGTGCGCTGTTTGCAGAGAACTGCGCCGGTTGCCACGTTCCGCGGGCGACCCAGGAAGGCGAACGCTGGGTACAGCATTTGCACATGCTGCCCGTCGACGTCATCGGCACCGATCCGACTGCCGCGAACAACATCGCCAACCACCGTTTCGATCTGACGGCTCTGCAATGGGACCCGGCGGAGCTTGCGCAAATGGACGTCAAGTTGCACCCCGAACCCAAGGAACCGCTGGATCTGAGCCAGCTGTCAGTGGCCAAGGGCCTGGCCTACGTCACTGCGTTCGTAGAAAACCGCGCTTACCGTGAGGCCAAGGTCACAGCGGAGGAGAAAACCAAGCTCGACGGTTTCGGCCTGCCGATCGGCGTTCGAGAAAAAGTGGCCTACAAGGCGCGGCCACTGGCGGGCGTGTGGGCGACGGCGCCGTTTCTGCATAACGGTTCGGTGCCGAGCATTTACCAACTGCTATCGCCCCAGGATGAACGCGCGACCACTTTCTACAAAGGCACGTTCGACTACGACCCGCGACACCTGGGCTATCGCACCGAAGCCTTCACCAACGCATTCCTCTTCGACACGCGCTTGACCGGCAACCACAACAGTGGCCACGAATTCCGCGCCGGTGAGCGTGGCAACGGAGTGATCGGCCGGTTGTTGCAACCCGAGGAGCGCTGGGCGCTGTTGGAGTACCTGAAAGTGTTGGGCGGCCCGCTGGAGGCGCAACTGCCATGA
- a CDS encoding catalase family protein — translation MLARFWLWLGRLLGKTLLILLCVGLLGWALVTAWYAWQHRGPVSALEQIPEGEAAMTRDVIQTAVRIVDQHRESTRYLRDAHAKAHGCVKAEVQVLPELAQDLRRGVFSEPGKRWQATMRLSNGNAYPQFDSIRDARGMAIKLLDVPGKPLLGDRQGQHEQDFVMFSHPNFFVSDVAEYRQNVAAQADGKKIMAFFPGWDPRTWQVRHLFIALATLSPPPESPTRTTYFSVSPYKFGEANAKFRVMPDSDNCPAYTLPKQNQDLPNFLRSALTQQLSTDRVPACFVLQIQRQDANRFMPIEDTSIEWREQDAPFETVARITLPPQDFDTPAQNLQCDNLSFNPWFGLEAHRPIGGINRLRKAVYEAVSDYRHSRNAEQ, via the coding sequence ATGCTCGCCCGATTCTGGTTGTGGCTGGGCCGCCTGCTCGGCAAAACCCTGCTGATTCTGCTGTGCGTCGGCCTGCTCGGATGGGCGCTGGTCACTGCCTGGTATGCCTGGCAGCACCGCGGCCCGGTCTCGGCACTGGAGCAGATTCCGGAGGGCGAAGCCGCCATGACCCGGGATGTGATTCAGACTGCCGTGCGCATTGTCGACCAGCACCGTGAAAGCACCCGCTACCTGCGCGACGCCCACGCCAAGGCCCATGGCTGCGTGAAAGCCGAGGTACAGGTGTTGCCGGAACTGGCGCAGGACCTGCGCCGCGGCGTCTTCAGCGAACCGGGCAAGCGCTGGCAGGCGACCATGCGCCTGTCCAACGGCAACGCTTATCCGCAGTTCGACAGCATTCGGGATGCCCGGGGCATGGCGATCAAATTGTTGGATGTGCCGGGCAAGCCACTGCTGGGCGATCGCCAAGGGCAACACGAGCAGGACTTTGTGATGTTCAGCCATCCGAACTTCTTTGTCAGCGATGTCGCCGAGTACCGTCAGAATGTCGCGGCTCAGGCTGACGGAAAAAAGATCATGGCGTTTTTTCCTGGCTGGGATCCGCGCACCTGGCAGGTCCGTCATTTGTTCATCGCCCTGGCGACACTGTCCCCGCCGCCGGAAAGCCCGACACGCACCACTTATTTTTCGGTATCGCCGTATAAATTCGGCGAGGCCAACGCCAAGTTCCGGGTGATGCCGGATTCGGACAACTGCCCGGCCTACACCTTGCCCAAGCAGAACCAGGATCTGCCGAACTTCCTGCGCAGCGCCCTGACTCAACAGTTGTCCACGGACCGGGTGCCGGCGTGTTTTGTCTTGCAGATCCAGCGCCAGGATGCGAACAGGTTCATGCCGATCGAAGACACCAGCATCGAGTGGCGCGAGCAGGATGCGCCGTTCGAAACCGTGGCCCGGATCACCCTGCCCCCTCAGGACTTCGACACCCCGGCGCAAAATCTGCAATGCGACAACCTGTCATTCAATCCATGGTTCGGCCTGGAGGCTCATCGTCCGATTGGCGGTATCAACCGGCTGCGCAAAGCCGTGTACGAAGCGGTCAGCGACTACCGGCACAGTCGAAACGCCGAGCAGTAA
- a CDS encoding HAD family hydrolase → MALAIFDLDETLIHGDCATLWSEQMGRLGWVDPESFMRQNNELMDAYSHGKLRMEEYMTFSLEPMIGRTPEEIDHLVGPWVEDFIEPIIFSDATKAIAAHRKAGDRILVISASGTHLVRPIADRLGIDEILGIELEVLHGVYSGHTVGTLTYREGKITRLLEWLDAEEENLEGASFYSDSRNDLPLLLKVEFPHVVNPDPVLLEHAEKAGWPIHTWK, encoded by the coding sequence ATGGCCCTGGCAATTTTTGATCTGGACGAAACCCTGATCCACGGCGACTGCGCCACCCTCTGGAGCGAGCAAATGGGCCGCCTGGGCTGGGTCGATCCCGAGTCGTTCATGCGGCAGAACAACGAATTGATGGACGCTTACAGCCACGGCAAGCTGCGCATGGAGGAATACATGACCTTCAGCCTCGAGCCGATGATCGGACGCACGCCGGAAGAGATCGACCATCTGGTGGGGCCGTGGGTGGAAGACTTCATCGAACCGATCATCTTCAGCGACGCCACCAAGGCCATCGCTGCGCACCGTAAGGCGGGTGACCGGATTCTGGTGATCTCGGCGTCGGGTACGCACCTGGTCAGGCCGATTGCCGATCGCTTGGGCATCGACGAGATTCTGGGTATCGAACTGGAGGTGCTGCATGGGGTTTACAGCGGCCACACCGTTGGCACGCTGACCTACCGCGAAGGCAAGATCACGCGCTTGCTGGAATGGCTGGATGCGGAAGAGGAAAACCTGGAAGGCGCGAGTTTCTATTCGGATTCACGCAATGATTTGCCGTTGTTGCTGAAAGTAGAATTCCCACACGTGGTGAACCCCGATCCGGTGTTGCTTGAGCACGCTGAAAAGGCTGGCTGGCCGATCCATACCTGGAAATAA
- a CDS encoding zinc-binding dehydrogenase yields the protein MKALQGVEGQVEWLDEPSPTCDVGQVRIRVAAAGLNRADLLQKAGLYPPPPGASQVLGLECSGVISEVGPGSSWQVGDRVCALLAGGGMAEEVVVDGRHVLAVPEGLSLVEAAALPEVYATVWLNLFHLAGLKPGEKVLLHAGASGIGSAAIQLCKAFGSPCWVSVGSAERLAYCEALGAQGGAVRTDELESLSDLGPFDVILDPVGGNYAALNLKLLARDGRWVLIGLMGGREAKLDLAQVLAKRVQLLGSTLRSRDDQFKADLFSDLSQHVWPLFAEGRLSPQLAKTFPIKDAEAAFAELATNKVAGKLVLVIDESLT from the coding sequence GTGAAAGCATTGCAAGGCGTGGAAGGTCAAGTGGAGTGGCTTGATGAGCCCAGTCCTACATGTGATGTAGGGCAAGTTCGCATTCGGGTGGCGGCAGCGGGCCTCAATCGCGCCGATTTGTTACAGAAGGCGGGACTTTACCCGCCACCGCCGGGGGCCAGTCAGGTACTGGGTCTGGAGTGTTCCGGGGTGATCAGCGAGGTCGGCCCGGGGTCGTCATGGCAGGTGGGTGATCGGGTCTGCGCCTTGCTGGCCGGGGGTGGGATGGCCGAAGAGGTGGTTGTCGACGGACGGCATGTGCTGGCAGTGCCCGAAGGATTGTCCTTGGTAGAGGCGGCAGCGCTACCCGAAGTCTATGCGACCGTTTGGTTAAATTTATTTCATCTGGCGGGGCTCAAGCCCGGTGAGAAAGTTCTGCTGCACGCCGGAGCAAGTGGAATCGGTTCAGCCGCCATTCAGTTGTGCAAGGCGTTCGGTAGCCCGTGCTGGGTCAGCGTCGGTTCTGCCGAGCGGCTGGCTTACTGTGAAGCGCTGGGTGCCCAAGGGGGCGCGGTACGCACCGACGAACTTGAAAGCTTGAGCGACCTGGGGCCGTTCGATGTGATTCTCGACCCGGTCGGCGGTAACTACGCCGCACTGAACCTGAAACTGCTGGCCCGCGATGGCCGTTGGGTGCTGATCGGCTTGATGGGTGGCCGTGAAGCGAAGCTGGATCTGGCGCAGGTGCTGGCCAAGCGTGTGCAGCTGCTGGGTTCGACTTTGCGCAGTCGTGACGATCAGTTCAAGGCGGATCTGTTCAGCGATTTGAGCCAGCATGTCTGGCCGCTGTTTGCCGAAGGGCGGTTGAGTCCGCAGTTGGCGAAGACTTTTCCGATCAAGGATGCGGAAGCGGCGTTTGCCGAGTTGGCGACCAATAAGGTGGCGGGGAAGTTGGTGCTGGTGATCGACGAAAGCCTGACCTGA
- a CDS encoding YkvA family protein — translation MKAPWNFARFLPLAGRLLARGRLPTLLFAVASKGASQGNRLGKLKDDLRLLQALCLAYWRGEYRAISPKALISVVAGLMYFLSPVDAIPDFIPVFGMLDDIAVLAWLMKVLDDELNAFRAWRNRQLPEKLAVVERLPDTPEQLQLQGPKKN, via the coding sequence ATGAAAGCACCCTGGAATTTCGCTCGTTTCCTGCCATTGGCCGGCCGCCTGCTCGCTCGCGGACGATTGCCGACGCTGTTGTTCGCGGTGGCCAGCAAAGGCGCCAGCCAAGGCAACCGATTGGGCAAGCTCAAAGACGACCTGCGCCTGCTGCAGGCGCTGTGCCTGGCGTACTGGCGTGGCGAGTACCGCGCCATCAGCCCGAAAGCGCTGATCTCGGTGGTGGCAGGCCTTATGTACTTCCTGAGCCCGGTGGATGCGATTCCGGATTTCATCCCGGTGTTTGGCATGCTCGATGATATCGCCGTGCTCGCCTGGCTGATGAAAGTCCTCGATGACGAGCTCAATGCTTTCCGCGCATGGCGCAACCGCCAGTTGCCGGAAAAACTCGCGGTGGTCGAGCGACTGCCCGACACCCCGGAGCAACTTCAGCTTCAGGGACCGAAAAAAAACTGA
- a CDS encoding bifunctional diguanylate cyclase/phosphodiesterase, whose translation MTTTEQLGALSSILTQSGLHSLFQPIISLSERRIIGYEALSRGPSNSPLHSPVALFAVARQAGRLNELEIACRESACRRFNEQQLPGKLFLNVSPESLLEAAHQPGRTLQLLQDFGIPPSQVIIELTEQTPIDDFQLLQNALHHYRAMGFSIALDDLGAGYSSLRLWSELRPDYVKIDRHFIDGIHQDALKREFVGSIMQIAKASRAQVIAEGIELPEELAILTDMGVDLVQGYLLCRPQEHPPRDARSLMPKQDSSAVALNDEGSDLSALLKDQPAVARDTPTATVLEAFRRQANLNSLAVLDEHGHPCGIVHRHSLSDALLKPFATDLFARKPISRLMNDDFLAVEMSQSLQQVSRLITSRARQRIEEDFIITLNGGYLGLGRVIDVLKLITELKIQQARYANPLTLLPGNVPIQQCLTRLLQQQRESVICYVDIDSFKPFNDIYGYGRGDEVLLCLAQCLNDRVDPSRDFVGHIGGDDFLLVLGPEDWRKRLNQLLDDFQSQCRRFYRSEHLEAGCFIAPNRQGVRQEFALLSLSIGVVHLHPQACGQLDASQLAEMASQAKHHAKNVPGYSVHVIDSLALPAREDEVLMGQR comes from the coding sequence ATGACCACTACCGAACAGCTGGGTGCGTTGAGTTCAATACTGACTCAAAGCGGTTTGCACAGCCTGTTCCAGCCAATCATTTCGCTCTCTGAACGACGAATTATCGGCTACGAAGCCCTCAGCCGCGGCCCCTCCAACAGCCCGTTGCACTCGCCTGTCGCCTTGTTCGCCGTCGCCCGCCAGGCCGGCCGTTTGAACGAGCTGGAAATTGCCTGTCGCGAGAGCGCTTGCCGACGGTTCAATGAACAGCAACTGCCCGGCAAACTGTTTCTCAACGTATCGCCGGAATCCCTGCTCGAAGCCGCCCACCAGCCGGGTCGAACCCTGCAACTGCTACAGGATTTCGGCATACCGCCCAGCCAGGTGATTATCGAACTCACCGAACAGACCCCGATCGATGATTTCCAGCTGCTGCAAAACGCGCTGCACCACTATCGGGCAATGGGTTTCTCCATTGCACTGGATGATTTGGGGGCGGGTTATTCGAGCTTGCGCCTGTGGTCCGAGCTGCGGCCTGACTATGTGAAGATCGATCGGCACTTCATCGACGGTATTCATCAGGATGCACTCAAGCGCGAATTTGTCGGATCAATCATGCAAATCGCCAAAGCCTCCCGGGCGCAAGTGATTGCCGAAGGTATCGAACTGCCTGAGGAACTGGCCATATTGACCGATATGGGCGTCGATCTGGTCCAGGGCTATTTGCTCTGTCGGCCCCAGGAACATCCGCCCCGGGATGCTCGAAGCCTGATGCCCAAGCAGGACAGCTCCGCCGTGGCGCTGAATGACGAAGGCAGTGACCTCAGTGCCCTTTTGAAGGATCAGCCAGCGGTCGCGCGGGATACGCCGACCGCGACGGTACTGGAAGCCTTCCGTCGCCAGGCCAACCTGAACTCGCTGGCGGTGCTCGACGAACACGGCCATCCCTGCGGCATCGTTCACAGGCATTCGCTCTCGGACGCCCTGCTCAAACCCTTTGCCACCGACCTGTTCGCCCGCAAGCCCATCAGCCGCTTGATGAACGATGACTTTCTCGCCGTCGAGATGAGCCAGTCGCTGCAACAGGTCAGCCGCCTGATCACCAGCCGCGCCCGACAACGCATTGAAGAAGACTTCATCATTACCCTGAACGGCGGGTATCTGGGGTTGGGTCGGGTGATCGACGTACTGAAGCTGATTACCGAACTGAAGATCCAGCAGGCCCGCTACGCCAATCCGCTGACCCTGCTACCGGGCAACGTACCGATCCAGCAGTGCCTGACGCGCCTGCTGCAACAGCAACGGGAATCGGTGATCTGCTATGTGGACATTGACAGTTTCAAGCCCTTCAACGACATCTACGGCTACGGTCGTGGGGATGAAGTCCTGCTGTGCCTGGCGCAATGCCTGAATGATCGCGTCGACCCTTCCCGCGACTTTGTCGGCCATATCGGCGGCGATGATTTCCTGCTGGTGCTCGGCCCGGAAGACTGGCGTAAACGCTTGAACCAGTTGCTCGACGATTTCCAGAGCCAGTGCCGGCGCTTCTACCGCAGTGAACATCTGGAGGCAGGCTGCTTCATCGCCCCGAACCGCCAGGGTGTGCGGCAGGAATTTGCGCTGCTGTCACTGTCGATCGGCGTGGTGCATTTACATCCACAGGCCTGTGGACAACTCGATGCGAGCCAGTTGGCGGAAATGGCGTCGCAGGCCAAGCATCACGCGAAGAATGTGCCGGGGTACAGCGTGCATGTGATTGACAGTTTGGCGCTGCCTGCGCGAGAGGATGAAGTGCTGATGGGGCAGCGATGA